Proteins from a genomic interval of Spea bombifrons isolate aSpeBom1 chromosome 4, aSpeBom1.2.pri, whole genome shotgun sequence:
- the LOC128491419 gene encoding olfactory receptor 5F1-like encodes MFENLDRSNKTYITEFILSGLTTHAKLQIPFFLLYLLVYVITFLGNTTIIALIRMTPGLQTPMYFFLINLSFVDILYSSTITPNSLANIFSVDKTISITGCATQMFFFIALASSEGMLLAVMAYDRFVAICKPLNYSLIMNNLQCLKFVCTVYTAGFINSLIHTYCAFRVPLFCSRQVNHFYCDIIPILKLSRQDTFLSEVLLFIVAGSIEVGSLLCIVISYTWILFNLFKISSVKHRHKCLSTCASHFTCVAVFYFPVLFTYLRPTSSYSMNEDWVVSIFYTVIIPMLNPIIYSLRNKDVKDALKKARM; translated from the coding sequence ATGTTTGAAAACCTGGACCGCAGTAACAAAACCTATATCACTGAATTTATTCTTTCTGGACTCACTACTCATGCAAAACTTCAGATTCCTTTCTTTCTGCTGTATTTATTGGTGTATGTTATAACATTCCTGGGTAACACCACGATCATTGCCTTGATTAGAATGACACCAGGTCTGCAAACGCCAATGTACTTTTTCCTTATTAATCTATCATTTGTAGATATTTTGTATTCATCAACAATTACACCCAATAGTCTGGCTAACATTTTCTCTGTGGATAAAACAATCTCCATCACTGGTTGTGCtacacaaatgtttttcttcattgCGCTGGCTAGTTCGGAAGGCATGCTACTTGCTGTTATGGCATATGACAGGTTTGTAGCCATATGTAAGCCACTGAATTATTCACTAATAATGAACAATCTACAATGCCTTAAATTTGTTTGCACTGTGTACACTGCAGGATTTATTAACTCgctaatacatacatattgtgCCTTCAGAGTACCACTTTTTTGTTCAAGACAGGTAAATCACTTCTATTGTGATATCATTCCCATCTTGAAATTATCACGCCAAGACACGTTTCTCAGTGAAGTCTTGTTGTTTATAGTGGCTGGTTCTATAGAAGTTGGCTCATTattatgtatagttatatcTTATACATGGATTCtatttaacttatttaaaatCAGTTCTGTAAAACATAGGCATAAGTGTCTCTCCACCTGTGCTTCTCACTTTACTTGTGTTGCTGTATTTTATTTCCCTGTTCTATTCACATACCTGAGACCAACTTCTTCATACTCTATGAACGAGGACTGGGTAGTATCTATATTTTATACAGTAATTATACCAATGCTGAACCCTATCATCTACAGCTTGCGAAATAAAGATGTAAaagatgctctgaaaaaagccAGGATGTAA
- the LOC128491420 gene encoding olfactory receptor 5F1-like yields MFENLDRSNKTYITEFILSGLTTHAKLQIPFFLLYLLVYVITFLGNTTIIALIRMTPGLQTPMYFFLINLSFVDILYSSTITPNSLANIISVDKTISITGCATQMFFFIALASSEGMLLAVMAYDRFVAIFKPLNYSLIMNNLQCLKFVCTVYTAGFINSLIHTYCAFRVPLFCSRQVNHFYCDIIPILKLSCQDTFLSEVLLFIVAGSIEVGSLLCIVISYTWILFNLFKISSVKRRHKCLSTCASHFTCVAVFYFPVLFTYLRPTSSYSMNEDWVVSIFYTVIIPMLNPIIYSLRNKDVKDALKKARM; encoded by the coding sequence ATGTTTGAAAACCTGGACCGCAGTAACAAAACCTATATCACTGAATTTATTCTTTCTGGACTCACTACTCATGCAAAACTTCAGATTCCTTTCTTTCTGCTGTATTTATTGGTGTATGTTATAACATTCCTGGGTAACACCACGATCATTGCCTTGATTAGAATGACACCAGGTCTGCAAACGCCAATGTACTTTTTCCTTATTAATCTATCATTTGTAGATATTTTGTATTCATCAACAATTACACCCAATAGTCTGGCTAACATTATCTCTGTGGATAAAACAATCTCCATCACTGGTTGTGCtacacaaatgtttttcttcattgCGCTGGCTAGTTCGGAAGGCATGCTACTTGCTGTTATGGCATATGACAGGTTTGTAGCTATATTTAAGCCACTGAATTATTCACTAATAATGAACAATCTACAATGCCTTAAATTTGTTTGCACTGTGTACACTGCAGGATTTATTAACTCgctaatacatacatattgtgCCTTCAGAGTACCACTTTTTTGTTCAAGACAGGTAAACCACTTCTATTGTGATATCATTCCCATCTTGAAATTATCATGCCAAGACACGTTTCTCAGTGAAGTCTTGTTGTTTATAGTGGCTGGTTCTATAGAAGTTGGCTCATTattatgtatagttatatcTTATACATGGATTCtatttaacttatttaaaatCAGTTCTGTAAAACGTAGGCATAAGTGTCTCTCCACCTGTGCTTCTCACTTTACTTGTGTTGCTGTATTTTATTTCCCTGTTCTATTCACATACCTGAGACCAACTTCTTCATACTCTATGAACGAGGACTGGGTAGTATCTATATTTTATACAGTAATTATACCAATGCTGAACCCTATCATCTACAGCTTGCGAAATAAAGATGTAAaagatgctctgaaaaaagccAGGATGTAA
- the LOC128491421 gene encoding olfactory receptor 5F1-like, giving the protein MFEKLDRSNETCITEFILSGLTTHTKLQIPLFLLYLMVYVITFLGNTIIITLIRMTPGLQTPMYFFLVNLSFVDILYSSTITPNSLANIIYVGKTISITGCATQMFFFIELASSEAMLLAVMAYDRYVAIRQPLNYSLIMNNKKCLKFVCTVYTAGFINSLIHTYCAFRVPLFCSRQVNHFYCDLIPILKLSCQDTFLNELFLFIVAGSIEVGSLLCIVISYTCILFTLFKTHSVKCGYKCLSTCASHFTCVALFYCPVLFTYLRPTSSYSMNEDWVVSIFYTVIIPMLNPIIYSLRNKDVKEALKKVRIQ; this is encoded by the coding sequence ATGTTTGAAAAACTGGACCGCAGTAACGAAACCTGTATCACTGAATTTATTCTTTCTGGACTCACTACTCACACAAAACTTCAGATTCCTTTATTTCTGCTGTATTTAATGGTGTATGTTATAACATTCCTGGGTAATACCATTATTATTACCTTGATTAGAATGACTCCTGGTCTACAAACGCCAATGTACTTTTTTCTAGTTAACCTATCATTTGTAGATATTCTATATTCCTCCACTATTACACCCAATAGTCTGGCTAATATTATCTATGTGGGTAAAACCATCTCCATCACTGGTTGTGCtacacaaatgtttttcttcattgAGCTGGCTAGTTCGGAAGCCATGTTACTTGCGGTTATGGCTTATGACAGATACGTAGCCATACGCCAACCACTGAATTATTCTCTCATtatgaacaataaaaaatgcCTAAAATTCGTTTGCACTGTGTACACTGCAGGATTTATTAACTCgctaatacatacatattgtgCCTTCAGAGTACCACTTTTTTGTTCAAGACAGGTAAACCACTTCTATTGTGATCTCATTCCcatcttaaaattatcatgCCAAGACACATTTCTAAATGAACTCTTCTTGTTTATCGTGGCTGGTTCCATTGAAGTTGGCTCATTattatgtatagttatatcTTATACATGCATTCTATTTACCTTATTTAAAACCCATTCTGTAAAATGTGGGTATAAGTGTCTCTCCACCTGTGCTTCTCACTTTACTTGTGTTGCTTTGTTCTATTGTCCTGTTCTATTCACATACCTGAGACCGACTTCTTCATACTCTATGAACGAGGACTGGGTAGTATCTATATTTTATACAGTAATTATACCAATGCTGAACCCTATCATCTATAGCCTGCGGAATAAAGATGTAAAAGAGGCACTGAAAAAAGTCAGAATACAATAA
- the LOC128492267 gene encoding olfactory receptor 1019-like, which translates to MERTNETSVTEFILSGLIDNPNFNILFFVVFLLMYSVTFFGNTCMILLICCSAALENPMYFFLCHLSLSDLCYSSVITPKILINMLSDRMVISFTGCAAQLFFFALFVGAECFIVTVMAYDRYMAICYPLLYIIIMNKSLRIKLVVSAYGGGLLTSIIHTSCTFRLSFCGSNIVNHFFCDIPPLLKLSCTDTFISELMMFLLSSVLGALSAAIILASYANIISAMLKMHSSEGRKKAFSTCSSHLMVVALFFGTAIFVYARPISSYSIQKDKVISSIYTVVIPMLNPIIYSLRNKQVKVAFTNVINKILM; encoded by the coding sequence ATGGAGAGGACCAATGAAACATCAGTTACAGAATTCATTTTGTCAGGATTAATTGATAACCCCAATttcaacattcttttttttgtggtctTTCTATTAATGTATTCAGTAACCTTTTTCGGCAATACATGTATGATCCTTTTGATTTGTTGCTCCGCTGCTCTTGAAAacccaatgtatttttttctttgccatCTGTCACTTTCAGATCTATGCTATTCTTCAGTTATTACCCctaaaattttaattaatatgctGTCAGACAGGATGGTGATATCTTTTACAGGATGTGCTGCtcaattattcttttttgcCTTATTTGTGGGTGCAGAATGTTTCATTGTCACAGTGATGGCCTATGATCGATATATGGCGATTTGTTACCCTTTACTTTATATAATCATTATGAACAAAAGTCTTAGAATAAAATTGGTTGTTTCAGCCTATGGTGGAGGATTGTTAACATCAATTATACATACCAGTTGTACATTCCGGTTGTCCTTTTGTGGTTCCAATATAGTGAACCATTTCTTTTGTGACATTCCTCCACTACTTAAACTCTCCTGCACTGATACTTTCATAAGTGAACTGATGATGTTTCTCTTATCCAGTGTTCTTGGAGCACTCTCTGCCGCCATTATCCTGGCTTCCTATGCAAACATTATTTCTGCCATGCTGAAAATGCATTCATCTGAAGgtagaaaaaaagccttttcgACATGTTCTTCACATCTAATGGTAGTGGCGTTATTTTTTGGGACAGCCATATTTGTATATGCAAGACCAATATCCAGTTACTCAATCCAGAAGGACAAAGTAATTTCATCAATATACACTGTAGTAATTCCTATGCTGAACCCAATTATTTATAGTCTCCGAAATAAACAGGTCAAAGTTGCTTTCACAAATGTtatcaataaaatacttatgtaA